A stretch of DNA from Verrucomicrobiia bacterium:
AGCCGGGATTCCCGCTCCAATTGCGCAATCACCTGGTACTCCTTCCCGCGCACGTTGTAGCGCGCCACATCCAGGCCGCCCCACATCAACTGCAGCGCCTCCGAAACCGACCGCACATCCACCCCCAGCTCCGAGGCCCGGTCGCGGTCCACCCGGAACGTCAGTTGCGGCTGCTCGAAGTTCAGGTTCACCCGCGCCTGAGGCAGAATCCCCGCCGTCGCCAGCGCAGCCGACACCTCGCGGCCGGTTGCCTCCAACTGCGCCAGATCCGGCCCCTGCAACACCAACTGGTACGCCTCCGTAAAATCCGTCGCCTTGGGCAGAATCGCGATCGCCAGCGCCCCCTGCACCTCGTTGATCAACCGCATGAACATCGACGTCGGTGCCCCCGGCCGCGCCAGTTCCAACGCCGACCGTCGATCCCCCTCCTTCAACTTGACGAACATGATCCCAAAATCCGCCTCCCCCGGCGCACCCCGCGCCAGCGCCACCGCCGAGAAAATCGCGCCCGTCTCCGGATACTCCTCGGCGATCGACTCCGCCTGCCGCACGTAACGGTCCGTGTAATCGCTGGTCGCCCCCTCGGGCGCGAACAGCAGCATCAGCACGTATCCCTTGTCCTCATCCGGCAAGAACTCCTTCGGCAGCTTCGAGTAAAACCCGTACGTGGCCCCCAACGACAACACCCCGATCGTCACCACCACCCAGGGATGCCGCACCGCCCGCCCCAGCCACCGCTGATACCACCGCTCGATTCCCAGGAAGAATGCCTCCAGCACCCGGTAGAGCCGCCCGTGCTCCGACGGCGTGTGACGCAACATCCGCGCGCACAGGGTCGGCGTCAGGGTCAGGGCCACAAACGCCGAAATCACCACCGCCCCCGCCGTGGCCAGCGCGAACTCCCGGAACAACACCCCGGTCGTCCCCGACTGAAAGGCGATCGGCAGGAACACCGCCACCAGCGCCACCGTGATCGCCAACACCGCGGTGGTGATCTCCTTCACCCCACGGATCGCCGCCTCCATCGGCGGCATCCCGTTCTCGACGTGCCGGAAGATGTTCTCCAGCACCACGATCGCGTCGTCCACCACCACCCCCACCGCCAGCACCATCGCCAGAAGCGTCAGTATGTTGATGCTGTACCCGAAGGCATAGAGCACCAGAAAGGTGCCCACCAGCGACACCGGCACCGCCACCAGCGGGATCATCGTCGATCTCAGGTTCCTCAGAAACGCCAGCATGATCAGCAGCACCAGCGCAAACGCGATCAGCACCGTCTCCTGCACCTCTCCGATCGCCTGCCGCACGAACACCGACGAATCGTACGCCACCTCCACCTGCACATCCGCCGGCAGCGTCGGACGTATCCGCGCCACCTCGGCCTTGACCGCCTCCGCCACCTCCAGGGCGTTCGCCTCCGACTGCTTCACAATCCCCAATCCCACCGCCGGTCGCCGGTTGAACCGCGCCACCGTCCGCTCGTCCTCCACCCCCAGTTCCACCGTGGCCAGCTCCCGCAACCGCACCGGCGCTCCGTCCCGGAACGCCACCACCAAATCCTCAAACTCCTCCGGCCGGTCCAGCTTCCCCAGCGTCCGCACACTCATCTCCCGCTGGAGGTTCTCCAACCGACCCGACGGCAGCTCCACACTGTTGTCCCGAAACACCCGCGCCAGATCCCCCGCCGTCACCCCGTGCGCCGCCATCTTCACCGCGTCCAGCCGCACCCGGATCGCCTGCCGCTTCTCCCCCCCGAAATTCACCCCGCCAACCCCCGGCAGCGTCTGCAACCGGTCCTTGAACTGCCGCTCCGCCAGCTCGGTGAGTTCCAGCGTGGACCGCCGGTCGCTGAAGATCGCCAGCCACATCACCTCCTGCGCATTGGCGTCCTGCTTCGCCACCACCGGCTCCTCGATGTCCTCCGGCATCAGCGCCCGCGCCCGCGCCACCCGGTCCCGCACGTCCTGCGCCGCCACATCCACCGACCGGTCCAGCTCGAACCGCACCGTGATCTGGCTCACTTCCTCCCGTGACTGCGAGATCAACGTTCGTATCCCCGGAATCGTGTTGATCTCCTGCTCCAGCCGCTCGGTCACCTCCGCTTCCATCACCTCCGCGCTCGCCCCCGAATACAGCGTGGTCACCGTCACAATCGGCGGATCCACATCCGGCAGCTCCCGCACCGGCAGCCGCAGATACCCCACCACGCCGAACAACACGATCAGCAGGTTCAGCATGATCGCGAAAATCGGCCGACGAATGCACAACTCGGGCAATGACATGAAATCGATTCCTGTCGGTTGAGGTTCCGCGGCCCCGCCGGCCCGCAACACCACCGGATTCCTACCGGACCGCCACCGCCGCCACCGCCGCCGCCCGGTCCTCGGCCGGTGCCACCAGCGCCCCGTCCACCAGCTTCTGCGTCCCCGAGACCACCACCGTCGCCTCCCGCCCAATCCCCTCCCGCACCTCGACCTTCCCCGGCAGCCGCACCCCCAGGGTCACCGGAGTCAGCCGCGCCCGGCTTTCCTCCACCCGGAATACCGAGAACCGATCCAACGACGGCACCAACGCCCCCTCCGGCACCACCAGCGCGTCGCCCCTCCGCCCCAGAACCAGCTCGACCCGCGCGAACATCCCCGGACGCAACCGCCCCTCCGGATTGGGTACCAGCAACCGCACCCCGACGGTCCGGGTGCCCGCATCCACCTCCGGATCGATCAGCGAAACCTCCCCGGCAAAGACCCGTCCCGGAAAGGCCGCCACCCGCACCCGCCCCTCCTTCCCGACCTCCAGGGCCCCGAGATGCCGCTCGGGCACCCGGAACTCCACCTTCATCCGGTCGTCCGCCACCAGCGTGGCCAGCGCCGCCCCCGCCTGGACATACTGCCCCACACTCACCGAGCGGGGCCCCAGAACCCCGTCAAACGGCGCCTTCACCGTCCGCTCCGCCAGACGCCGGCTCTCCAGCTCGAAGGTCGCCTCCCGCGCCGCCAGCGCGCTCTCCATCTGGTCCAGCTCCTGCCGCGAAATCGCCCGCGTCCCCGACAACATCCGCGCCCGCTCCAGGTTCGCCCGCGCAAGTTCCATTTCGGCCCGCGCCTGCGCCCGTTGCGCTTCCTCCTTCCCCGACCCCAGACGGAACAGCACCGCACCGCGCTCGACCCTCTGTCCCTCCTCGAACCCGATCGCCTCAATCAACCCGGGCACTTCCGGTTGCAGCACCACCCGCTCGTCCGGTTCCACCGTCCCCACCGCCGGCAACACATCCTCCACCGCCGCCACCTCCGGCCGTGCCACCGCCACTTCAACGGGAAATTCCCCCGGCGGCGGCCCGCCCGATCCCCCGCATCCCGTCGCCGTCCACACCAGCACCCCCAGCGCCAGCCCCCCGGCCGCCCGGCCCAGCCCGCTCACCCAATCCGATCCCTCCATCGCTCGCACGTCTCGATTCATAAACGGCTCTCCTCCTCCGACCAACCGCCCCCCAGGGCCTTCAACAGCCGGACCGTCGCCAGCTTCTGCTGCCGCAACGTCCGTTCCCGCGCCAGCAGACTCCCCAACCTCGCCTGCTCCGCATCCACCACATCCAGAAAACTCACCGTCCCCGCCCGGTACCGGTCGAATGCCTGCGATGCCGCCCGCGTGGCCGCCTCCGCCGCCACCCCTCGCGCCCCCGCCTCCCCCTCCAGATACTGCAACGCCGCCAGCCCGTCCTCCACTTCCCGGAATGCCGTCAACACCCGCCCCCGGTACTCCGCCACCGCCTCCTCATACGCCGCCCGCGCCCGCTCCAGCCCCGCCCGGTTCCGCCCTCCCGCAAACAACGGGATGTCCACCCCGGGCCCCAGCGACCACGTCCGGCTGTCCCACTCGAACAAATCCTTCAATTCCCCGCTCAACATCCCCCCGCTCCCCGTCAGGCGCACCGACGGAAAAAACGCCGCCCGCGCAATCCCGATCTCCGCCAGCCGCGCCGCCAGCATCCGCTCCGCCTCCGCCACGTCCGGACGCCTCTCGAGCAGCGCCGACGGCAGATCCGCGGCCACCCGGGGCGGACTCCTCTCCCCGTCCGGCAACTCCAGTTCAAACCTGGCCGGCGCCAGACCGCAAAGCGTGGCCAGGCGGTTGAACTCCACCGCCCGCTCCCGTCGCACCGCCTCCAGATCCGCCTCCGCCGAGGCCACCTCCACCCGACCCCGCTGCACCTCGAAATCCGTAAGCATCCCCACCCGCAACCGCTGCTCGAAGATCTCCAGGGCCTCCCGCCGGATCGCCACCGTCCGCTCCAGCAACCGCACCTCCGCCTCCAGACTGCGCAGGGTGTAATACGACGCCGCGACGTCGGCCCGCAATGCCAGCAACACCGCCTGCCAAGCCGCCTCCGCCCCCATCGCCAGCCATCGCGCCGACT
This window harbors:
- a CDS encoding efflux RND transporter permease subunit, encoding MSLPELCIRRPIFAIMLNLLIVLFGVVGYLRLPVRELPDVDPPIVTVTTLYSGASAEVMEAEVTERLEQEINTIPGIRTLISQSREEVSQITVRFELDRSVDVAAQDVRDRVARARALMPEDIEEPVVAKQDANAQEVMWLAIFSDRRSTLELTELAERQFKDRLQTLPGVGGVNFGGEKRQAIRVRLDAVKMAAHGVTAGDLARVFRDNSVELPSGRLENLQREMSVRTLGKLDRPEEFEDLVVAFRDGAPVRLRELATVELGVEDERTVARFNRRPAVGLGIVKQSEANALEVAEAVKAEVARIRPTLPADVQVEVAYDSSVFVRQAIGEVQETVLIAFALVLLIMLAFLRNLRSTMIPLVAVPVSLVGTFLVLYAFGYSINILTLLAMVLAVGVVVDDAIVVLENIFRHVENGMPPMEAAIRGVKEITTAVLAITVALVAVFLPIAFQSGTTGVLFREFALATAGAVVISAFVALTLTPTLCARMLRHTPSEHGRLYRVLEAFFLGIERWYQRWLGRAVRHPWVVVTIGVLSLGATYGFYSKLPKEFLPDEDKGYVLMLLFAPEGATSDYTDRYVRQAESIAEEYPETGAIFSAVALARGAPGEADFGIMFVKLKEGDRRSALELARPGAPTSMFMRLINEVQGALAIAILPKATDFTEAYQLVLQGPDLAQLEATGREVSAALATAGILPQARVNLNFEQPQLTFRVDRDRASELGVDVRSVSEALQLMWGGLDVARYNVRGKEYQVIAQLERESRLVPLSLEDIYVRGGANRLIPVSSVLESSEQGSPNAINRFGRQRAVTISGQPQGMSLGQAVERTEALLPGLLPAGMGHRWTGEADEIQQGSKESIQVLLLAVLVVYMILAAQFESLRHPFVIMLALPLALFGGLGTLWLLGIVNGIAMIKSFAPLDQLPGFLAFLTTHLPELPGMTLNVYSLIGIVLLLGLVTKNSILLVEFANQRMDAGDDATTAMLEAGRIRLRPILMTACATIIGILPVALGLGEAAGSRRPLGVAVVGGMMTSTFLTLFIVPVVYILISPRRARRGAVVPDEGRAPGPEVGAGSIQG
- a CDS encoding efflux RND transporter periplasmic adaptor subunit, which codes for MNRDVRAMEGSDWVSGLGRAAGGLALGVLVWTATGCGGSGGPPPGEFPVEVAVARPEVAAVEDVLPAVGTVEPDERVVLQPEVPGLIEAIGFEEGQRVERGAVLFRLGSGKEEAQRAQARAEMELARANLERARMLSGTRAISRQELDQMESALAAREATFELESRRLAERTVKAPFDGVLGPRSVSVGQYVQAGAALATLVADDRMKVEFRVPERHLGALEVGKEGRVRVAAFPGRVFAGEVSLIDPEVDAGTRTVGVRLLVPNPEGRLRPGMFARVELVLGRRGDALVVPEGALVPSLDRFSVFRVEESRARLTPVTLGVRLPGKVEVREGIGREATVVVSGTQKLVDGALVAPAEDRAAAVAAVAVR
- a CDS encoding efflux transporter outer membrane subunit yields the protein MRFSGRVTALAALAAFAGYVVFLGGAGCRMVSEYERPSVEVPESWRWKEAEPRDAEERGAWWSVFEDPVLDGLLREAEEGNFDLQAAFARVEQARATARVSRADFYPQLNGAARFGRFRTSGNAPSPVGFPVPSLTLQQWETPLDLSYEVDLWGRVRRSFESARWLAMGAEAAWQAVLLALRADVAASYYTLRSLEAEVRLLERTVAIRREALEIFEQRLRVGMLTDFEVQRGRVEVASAEADLEAVRRERAVEFNRLATLCGLAPARFELELPDGERSPPRVAADLPSALLERRPDVAEAERMLAARLAEIGIARAAFFPSVRLTGSGGMLSGELKDLFEWDSRTWSLGPGVDIPLFAGGRNRAGLERARAAYEEAVAEYRGRVLTAFREVEDGLAALQYLEGEAGARGVAAEAATRAASQAFDRYRAGTVSFLDVVDAEQARLGSLLARERTLRQQKLATVRLLKALGGGWSEEESRL